From Acidobacteriota bacterium, one genomic window encodes:
- the sufC gene encoding Fe-S cluster assembly ATPase SufC, translating to MLLEIKDLHAGIEGKEILKGLNLRVNKGEVHAIMGPNGSGKSTLSKVLAGHPSYEVISGEVIYEGQNFLEFEPDERARMGLFLAFQYPVEVPGVSNSQFLRLAYNEKMKHLGEEELDPLEFNDYLKEKAKIVEMDPSFFKRSVNEGFSGGEKKRNEILQMAVLEPKLAVLDETDSGLDIDALRIVAEGVNKLRSSENGIILVTHYQRLLNYIQPDFVHVLAGGKIVKEGGKELALELEEKGYDWVKTVSSER from the coding sequence ATGTTGTTGGAAATCAAAGATCTGCATGCAGGTATCGAAGGAAAGGAGATTCTCAAAGGTCTCAACCTTCGCGTCAACAAGGGCGAGGTTCACGCCATTATGGGGCCGAACGGCTCGGGGAAATCGACCCTGTCGAAAGTTCTGGCGGGCCATCCGAGTTACGAAGTTATTTCGGGAGAGGTCATTTACGAAGGGCAAAATTTCCTCGAGTTTGAACCGGACGAACGGGCGCGGATGGGTCTGTTCCTGGCGTTTCAGTATCCGGTCGAAGTTCCCGGCGTTTCAAACTCGCAGTTTTTGCGTCTCGCGTACAACGAGAAAATGAAGCATCTCGGCGAAGAAGAGCTCGATCCGCTCGAATTCAACGATTATCTCAAGGAAAAGGCGAAGATCGTTGAGATGGATCCGTCGTTTTTCAAGCGCTCGGTCAACGAGGGTTTTTCGGGCGGCGAGAAGAAGCGCAACGAGATCCTGCAGATGGCGGTGCTCGAACCGAAGCTCGCAGTTCTTGACGAAACCGATTCCGGACTCGACATCGACGCGCTCCGGATCGTCGCCGAGGGCGTCAACAAACTGCGCAGTTCGGAAAACGGGATCATTCTCGTGACGCACTATCAACGGCTCTTGAATTATATCCAGCCTGATTTCGTACACGTCCTCGCCGGCGGCAAGATCGTCAAGGAAGGCGGCAAAGAGCTCGCGCTCGAACTCGAGGAAAAAGGCTACGACTGGGTCAAGACAGTGAGCAGTGAGCGGTGA